A DNA window from Paenibacillus sp. HWE-109 contains the following coding sequences:
- the rapZ gene encoding RNase adapter RapZ gives MEENHPLAKLVIITGMSGAGKTIAVQSLEDLGFFCVDNLPPVLIPKFAELIEQSMGKIGKVALVIDLRGREFFTALQESLRYIQENYTLSYEILFLDATDATLVQRYKESRRRHPLAPDGAPLEGIGLERKLLEELKGLATQVIDTSTLKPVQLKERIISRFTNLETNRISINVISFGFKYGVPIDADLIFDVRFLPNPHYVEQLRPQTGQDPDVYDYVMKWTETQEFLTKLLDMLNFLMPQYKKEGKSQVVVGIGCTGGKHRSVAITEYLGKVMGNSETETVRLSHRDAERDRV, from the coding sequence ATGGAAGAAAACCACCCTTTAGCGAAACTGGTCATTATTACAGGAATGTCGGGTGCTGGAAAGACAATTGCCGTACAAAGCCTGGAGGATCTCGGATTCTTCTGTGTCGACAATCTGCCGCCTGTGCTTATTCCTAAGTTTGCAGAGTTAATCGAGCAGTCGATGGGGAAAATCGGCAAAGTCGCACTGGTGATTGATTTGCGGGGGCGTGAATTTTTCACGGCACTTCAGGAGTCGCTTCGTTATATTCAAGAGAATTATACGCTTAGTTATGAAATTCTGTTCCTTGACGCCACCGATGCGACGCTCGTTCAGCGTTACAAAGAAAGCCGGCGTCGTCATCCGCTCGCACCTGATGGAGCGCCGTTGGAAGGGATAGGCCTTGAGCGTAAGCTGCTGGAAGAGCTGAAGGGCTTAGCCACTCAGGTTATCGACACAAGCACGCTCAAGCCGGTGCAGCTCAAAGAAAGAATTATTTCCCGGTTTACCAATTTGGAAACGAACCGCATATCTATAAATGTAATCTCCTTCGGGTTCAAGTATGGTGTGCCTATTGATGCTGATCTCATCTTCGATGTTCGCTTCCTTCCGAACCCTCACTATGTGGAGCAGCTTCGCCCACAGACAGGCCAAGATCCCGATGTGTATGACTACGTGATGAAGTGGACAGAGACACAAGAATTCCTGACCAAACTGCTCGATATGCTGAATTTCTTGATGCCTCAGTACAAGAAAGAGGGCAAGAGCCAGGTTGTTGTAGGAATTGGCTGCACAGGCGGTAAGCACAGATCCGTGGCCATTACCGAATATCTCGGTAAAGTCATGGGGAACAGTGAAACGGAAACGGTGCGGTTAAGTCATCGAGATGCTGAACGGGATCGCGTCTAA
- the whiA gene encoding DNA-binding protein WhiA, translated as MSFAATTKKELTLITESEACCEKAELSALIRMNGSVQLTNQRVVLDISTENAAIARRIYSLIKKAYKLHTELLVRKKMRLKKNNVYIVRVPGQVQELLSDLKIVSEGFIFTTGINKEIIRGNCCKRAYLRGAFMAGGSVNNPEGSSYHLEIASIYEEHCKALTQLANKFDLNARFIERKKGFVLYIKEGEKIIEFLSIIGAHQALLRFEDVRIMKDMRNSVNRIVNCETANLNKTIGAAVRQIENIRLLQREVGLDSLPEKLREVAEIRLQHPDLNLKEVGDMLKGSVSKSGVNHRLRKIDELAEKQRNS; from the coding sequence GTGTCCTTTGCGGCAACAACCAAAAAAGAGTTAACCCTAATAACGGAATCGGAAGCATGTTGTGAAAAAGCCGAACTGTCAGCCTTGATTCGTATGAATGGCTCGGTTCAGTTAACGAACCAACGTGTTGTTCTCGATATTTCCACGGAAAATGCGGCGATAGCCCGACGGATCTACTCGCTCATCAAAAAGGCGTACAAATTGCACACGGAATTACTTGTGCGTAAGAAAATGCGTCTGAAGAAAAACAATGTTTACATTGTTCGAGTACCCGGGCAGGTGCAGGAACTGCTAAGTGATCTCAAAATTGTTTCCGAAGGATTTATTTTCACAACCGGAATTAATAAAGAGATCATCCGCGGCAACTGCTGCAAGCGTGCGTATCTCCGTGGCGCTTTCATGGCGGGAGGCTCCGTGAATAATCCGGAAGGCTCTTCCTATCATTTGGAAATCGCCTCGATTTATGAGGAGCATTGCAAAGCGCTAACGCAGCTAGCGAACAAATTCGATTTGAACGCGCGTTTCATCGAACGTAAAAAAGGGTTTGTTTTGTACATCAAAGAAGGCGAGAAAATTATTGAGTTTCTAAGCATCATAGGCGCGCATCAAGCATTATTGCGTTTTGAAGATGTGCGGATTATGAAAGATATGCGGAACTCTGTGAATCGGATCGTCAACTGTGAAACAGCGAACTTGAACAAGACGATCGGCGCGGCGGTCAGACAGATTGAGAATATCCGACTTCTCCAGAGAGAAGTCGGCCTGGATAGCCTGCCTGAGAAGCTGCGCGAAGTTGCCGAAATTAGACTGCAGCATCCCGATCTGAATCTCAAAGAGGTAGGCGACATGCTGAAAGGCAGTGTAAGCAAATCCGGGGTTAACCATCGGCTGCGAAAAATTGACGAATTGGCTGAAAAACAGCGAAATTCGTAG
- a CDS encoding gluconeogenesis factor YvcK family protein yields MEFVKSQRTPRIVVIGGGTGLSVMLRGLKEKPVDITAIVTVADDGGSSGILRSEMQMPPPGDIRNVLTALADVEPLLSLILQYRFQVGTGLAGHSLGNLILAALTDITGDFVTAVQEMNRVFAVRGRVLPASNQAIVLKAIMEDGTLVEGESKIPKADGRIKRVFIEPTNVTPLAEAVQAIREADAILCGPGSLYTSLLPNLLVPGIVDEIVKSKAVKLFICNVMTQPGETDDYSVSDHLDAIYDHLHQHLFDYVIVNNGEIPPQVQAKYAEKGSKAVHLDLDEVTKRGYRVIADRLVLFRTYLRHDAEKLSDHIYQLVESWMLRKK; encoded by the coding sequence ATGGAATTTGTGAAATCACAACGCACTCCCCGAATCGTCGTTATAGGTGGCGGAACAGGTCTTTCGGTTATGCTTAGAGGTTTGAAGGAGAAACCGGTTGATATTACAGCGATTGTCACGGTAGCTGACGATGGAGGGAGCTCCGGCATTCTCCGAAGTGAGATGCAAATGCCGCCACCAGGCGATATTCGTAACGTCTTGACAGCTCTTGCCGATGTCGAGCCCCTGCTTTCTCTGATTTTGCAGTATCGATTTCAAGTAGGAACTGGATTAGCTGGGCATAGTTTGGGGAATCTAATCTTAGCGGCACTTACGGATATAACGGGTGATTTTGTTACAGCCGTGCAAGAGATGAACCGTGTCTTCGCGGTTCGTGGCCGTGTACTTCCGGCATCGAATCAGGCCATTGTGCTGAAAGCGATCATGGAGGATGGAACCTTGGTCGAAGGGGAGTCGAAGATTCCCAAAGCGGATGGACGCATCAAGCGGGTATTCATTGAGCCTACGAATGTGACTCCGCTTGCTGAAGCTGTTCAGGCCATTCGGGAAGCCGATGCTATCCTGTGCGGCCCTGGCAGCTTATACACCAGCCTGCTGCCGAATTTGCTTGTTCCCGGGATTGTAGATGAGATTGTGAAGTCGAAAGCCGTTAAACTGTTCATCTGCAATGTCATGACACAACCAGGGGAAACCGATGATTATTCCGTCAGTGATCACCTGGATGCGATTTATGATCACCTGCACCAGCATTTATTTGATTATGTCATTGTGAATAATGGGGAAATTCCTCCGCAAGTCCAGGCCAAATATGCCGAGAAGGGTTCGAAAGCGGTTCATTTGGACCTGGATGAAGTCACCAAAAGAGGGTACCGTGTTATTGCTGATCGGCTCGTGTTATTTCGCACCTACCTTCGTCATGATGCCGAGAAATTGAGTGACCATATTTATCAGCTCGTCGAAAGCTGGATGTTAAGGAAGAAGTGA
- a CDS encoding HPr family phosphocarrier protein, producing MSRRPVVVKLRTGLHARPAALFVQEANKFSSEIFVEKDEKKVNAKSIMGIMSLAISTGTEVFISAEGSDAEQAVNALVTLVSKEELENQ from the coding sequence ATGTCCAGACGTCCAGTCGTTGTGAAGTTGAGAACAGGACTTCATGCCAGACCTGCGGCATTGTTTGTTCAAGAGGCGAATAAGTTTTCATCCGAGATCTTTGTTGAGAAAGATGAAAAGAAAGTGAATGCCAAGAGCATCATGGGAATTATGAGTCTTGCGATCAGCACAGGGACCGAAGTCTTCATAAGTGCAGAAGGTTCGGACGCAGAGCAGGCTGTAAACGCTTTAGTCACATTAGTCAGCAAAGAAGAATTGGAAAACCAATAA